The following proteins are encoded in a genomic region of Stigmatopora nigra isolate UIUO_SnigA chromosome 3, RoL_Snig_1.1, whole genome shotgun sequence:
- the dync1li2 gene encoding cytoplasmic dynein 1 light intermediate chain 2 isoform X1 — protein sequence MAPVLEKQLPGVAGAGDHNNEEEEGLDLWTSILSDVSTRSSSKLPSGKNILVFGEDGSGKTTLMSKLQGADHNKKGRGLEYQYLNVHDEDRDDLTRCNVWILDGDLYHKGLLKFAVSAQSLPDCLAIFVADMSRPWTIMESLQKWASVLRDHVDKLKIPPEDMREMELKMVKLFQEYTEPEDGTPASPQRRALAAGEDEAVILPLGDNTLTHNLGIPVLIVCTKCDSVSILEKEHDYKEEHFDFIQSHIRQFCLQYGAGLIYTSAKEEKNLDLLYKYIVHKLYDFHFTNPALIVEKDAVFIPSGWDNDKKICILHENLTTVRPEDSFEDFITKPPIRKMVHDKEINAEDEQVFLMKQQSLLAKQPATPTRGSTESPGRTASGSPRPAGRAGQPTLTGGSPLTAVKKPDANMKAGAANEGVLANFFNSLLSKKTGSPGSPGSGAGVQGSAKKTGQKPGLNDVQAELDRMTRKQDPVVAANNIPPQTENEA from the exons ATGGCTCCCGTTTTGGAGAAACAGCTCCCGGGCGTAGCCGGGGCAGGCGACCACAACAACGAGGAGGAAGAAGGACTAGATCTTTG GACCTCAATACTCAGTGACGTTTCTACCCGTTCAAGTTCAAAATTGCCATCAGGAAAAAACATTCTGGTTTTTG GTGAGGATGGATCTGGAAAAACTACACTTATGTCCAAACTTCAAGGGGCTGACCACAACAAGAAAGGAAGAGGACTGGAATATCAATATTTAAATGTCCACGATGAAGACCGAGATG atCTTACGCGATGTAACGTGTGGATACTGGACGGAGACCTCTACCACAAAGGCCTGCTTAAGTTTGCTGTTTCTGCACAGTCACTACCTGATTGCCTAGCCATATTTGTTGCGGATATGTCGCGTCCCTGGACCATTATGGAGTCATTACAGAAGTGGGCCAGTGTGCTGCGTGACCATGTGGACAAATTGAAGATTCCTCCGGAGGACATGAGAGAAATGGAGCTCAAGA TGGTGAAACTGTTTCAAGAGTACACAGAACCGGAGGATGGGACGCCAGCCTCACCACAGAGACGGGCACTGGCAGCAGGAGAAGATGAAGCTGTGATACTACCACTAGGAGACAACACACTCACGCACAACCTAGGCATTCCAGTGCTAATAGTTTGCACAAAG TGCGACTCAGTCAGTATATTGGAGAAGGAGCACGACTACAAAGAAGAGCACTTTGATTTCATCCAGTCACACATTAGGCAATTTTGCTTGCAAT ATGGAGCTGGTCTAATCTACACCTCagccaaagaggaaaagaatCTCGATCTGCTTTACAAATACATTGTACATAAATTGTATGACTTCCACTTTACAAATCCTGCCCTTATAGTGGAGAAGGATGCCGTATTCAT CCCATCTGGGTGGGATAATGACAAGAAAATCTGCATTTTGCATGAAAATTTAACAACAGTCAGACCTGAAGATTCATTTGAAGATTTCATCACAAAACCTCCAATTAGAAAG ATGGTACACGACAAAGAGATAAATGCTGAGGATGAGCAAGTATTCCTAATGAAACAGCAG TCTTTGCTAGCAAAACAGCCAGCCACACCAACAAGAGGATCCACC GAATCTCCAGGGCGGACAGCGTCAGGTTCTCCGAGGCCCGCGGGACGTGCTGGTCAACCCACTTTGACTGGTGGTTCTCCGTTGACTGCCGTCAAAAAGCCTGACGCCAATATGAaag CGGGAGCAGCCAATGAGGGTGTACTGGCCAACTTCTTCAACAGTCTATTGAGCAAAAAAACAGGATCACCAGGAAGTCCTGGAAGTGGAGCTGGAGTACAAGGTTCAGCCAAAAAAACAG ggCAGAAGCCGGGTTTGAATGACGTCCAAGCCGAGTTGGACCGTATGACACGCAAACAGGACCCCGTGGTTGCAGCCAACAACATACCGCCGCAGACCGAGAACGAAGCGTGA
- the LOC144194846 gene encoding uncharacterized protein LOC144194846, protein MGGKLSKKKKGYDVSDPKDKKDETATPAASAEESGKVADEAPTSEAHVEAESANVEEETLGSAVAAVTEVAKTQEEPTSDPPEEKEITPAPASEEPVTVKDEPVLAPEEPNPIIEEAAPAPKEPVSVNEEVASVPEQQAIVKEEATPVLQEQATVKEETTPALDDSLTVEEEIAVPTVEPVPFREEAVVVKEEKIAGVEEESNAVLEEPGTILEERPTLTEAISSLQEESTDQEAPPIEVEPENTVVPEPVEEPATAEENVNELQVAPSSPEEELQEPEPIPVTVSVDTLPPPSTEELQTLSEPVREEETLIETEIEKVAESVPEKVTEPEQEFDTKEQGQADEPEPAVVPDNSMETEIVHAEENHDKSMPLNDDSAEQDITEPVEPNAKTEASEEDVPCTEDVGETKIENGDMESSPITENVMEVAALPVVNGECKVSTTPKECVNGIEELVESPVKKLSDFELKTDINLGDVQEAPEAADGMTEALSTEITQEG, encoded by the coding sequence ATGGGAGGGAAATTaagcaagaagaagaagggtTACGATGTGAGTGATCCCAAAGATAAAAAGGATGAGACTGCCACACCAGCTGCAAGTGCTGAGGAGTCCGGTAAAGTTGCGGATGAGGCACCAACATCTGAAGCTCATGTAGAAGCTGAATCAGCCAATGTTGAAGAGGAAACTTTAGGGTCAGCTGTGGCAGCAGTAACTGAAGTAGCCAAAACCCAAGAAGAGCCGACATCTGATCCAcctgaagaaaaagaaatcaCACCAGCTCCAGCATCAGAAGAACCAGTTACAGTTAAGGACGAACCAGTTCTGGCTCCAGAAGAACCAAATCCAATCATAGAAGAAGCTGCTCCGGCTCCAAAAGAACCAGTCTCAGTCAATGAAGAAGTAGCTTCTGTTCCAGAACAACAAGCCATTGTCAAAGAAGAGGCTACTCCGGTTCTACAAGAGCAAGCCACAGTCAAAGAAGAGACAACTCCAGCATTGGATGATTCACTCACAGTGGAAGAGGAAATAGCTGTACCAACAGTGGAACCTGTTCCATTTAGAGAAGAAGCAGTTGTcgttaaagaggaaaaaatagctGGAGTAGAAGAAGAATCTAATGCAGTACTTGAGGAGCCAGGTACCATACTAGAAGAACGGCCAACATTAACTGAGGCAATATCATCACTACAAGAAGAATCTACAGACCAAGAAGCTCCACCAATTGAGGTTGAACCAgagaatacagttgtacctgAGCCTGTTGAAGAACCTGCTACTGCTGAAGAAAATGTGAATGAACTACAGGTTGCTCCTTCAAGTCCAGAAGAGGAACTTCAAGAGCCAGAACCCATTCCAGTGACTGTTTCTGTGGACACTCTCCCACCTCCGTCCACTGAGGAACTTCAAACTTTGTCCGAGCCAGTAAGAGAGGAAGAGACACTTATCGAGACCGAAATAGAAAAGGTAGCAGAGTCCGTGCCGGAGAAAGTAACTGAGCCAGAACAGGAGTTTGACACAAAGGAACAAGGCCAAGCAGATGAGCCTGAACCAGCTGTGGTCCCAGATAACAGCATGGAAACCGAGATTGTACATGCTGAGGAAAACCATGACAAAAGTATGCCTTTAAATGATGACTCAGCTGAACAAGACATAACAGAACCTGTTGAACCTAACGCAAAAACTGAAGCTTCTGAGGAAGATGTGCCTTGCACTGAGGATGTGGGAGAAACAAAGATTGAGAATGGTGATATGGAGAGCTCGCCTATTACCGAGAATGTGATGGAAGTAGCCGCTTTACCGGTTGTGAATGGAGAGTGCAAAGTCTCCACCACCCCTAAGGAATGTGTTAATGGTATTGAGGAATTGGTGGAGTCGCCTGTCAAGAAGCTGAGTGactttgaactgaaaacagacATTAACCTAGGTGATGTCCAGGAAGCTCCAGAGGCTGCCGATGGTATGACGGAGGCTCTCAGTACCGAGATCACACAGGAAGGTTGA
- the dync1li2 gene encoding cytoplasmic dynein 1 light intermediate chain 2 isoform X2, with protein MAPVLEKQLPGVAGAGDHNNEEEEGLDLWTSILSDVSTRSSSKLPSGKNILVFGEDGSGKTTLMSKLQGADHNKKGRGLEYQYLNVHDEDRDDLTRCNVWILDGDLYHKGLLKFAVSAQSLPDCLAIFVADMSRPWTIMESLQKWASVLRDHVDKLKIPPEDMREMELKMVKLFQEYTEPEDGTPASPQRRALAAGEDEAVILPLGDNTLTHNLGIPVLIVCTKCDSVSILEKEHDYKEEHFDFIQSHIRQFCLQYGAGLIYTSAKEEKNLDLLYKYIVHKLYDFHFTNPALIVEKDAVFIPSGWDNDKKICILHENLTTVRPEDSFEDFITKPPIRKMVHDKEINAEDEQVFLMKQQSLLAKQPATPTRGSTESPGRTASGSPRPAGRAGQPTLTGGSPLTAVKKPDANMKAGAANEGVLANFFNSLLSKKTGSPGSPGSGAGVQGSAKKTEAGFE; from the exons ATGGCTCCCGTTTTGGAGAAACAGCTCCCGGGCGTAGCCGGGGCAGGCGACCACAACAACGAGGAGGAAGAAGGACTAGATCTTTG GACCTCAATACTCAGTGACGTTTCTACCCGTTCAAGTTCAAAATTGCCATCAGGAAAAAACATTCTGGTTTTTG GTGAGGATGGATCTGGAAAAACTACACTTATGTCCAAACTTCAAGGGGCTGACCACAACAAGAAAGGAAGAGGACTGGAATATCAATATTTAAATGTCCACGATGAAGACCGAGATG atCTTACGCGATGTAACGTGTGGATACTGGACGGAGACCTCTACCACAAAGGCCTGCTTAAGTTTGCTGTTTCTGCACAGTCACTACCTGATTGCCTAGCCATATTTGTTGCGGATATGTCGCGTCCCTGGACCATTATGGAGTCATTACAGAAGTGGGCCAGTGTGCTGCGTGACCATGTGGACAAATTGAAGATTCCTCCGGAGGACATGAGAGAAATGGAGCTCAAGA TGGTGAAACTGTTTCAAGAGTACACAGAACCGGAGGATGGGACGCCAGCCTCACCACAGAGACGGGCACTGGCAGCAGGAGAAGATGAAGCTGTGATACTACCACTAGGAGACAACACACTCACGCACAACCTAGGCATTCCAGTGCTAATAGTTTGCACAAAG TGCGACTCAGTCAGTATATTGGAGAAGGAGCACGACTACAAAGAAGAGCACTTTGATTTCATCCAGTCACACATTAGGCAATTTTGCTTGCAAT ATGGAGCTGGTCTAATCTACACCTCagccaaagaggaaaagaatCTCGATCTGCTTTACAAATACATTGTACATAAATTGTATGACTTCCACTTTACAAATCCTGCCCTTATAGTGGAGAAGGATGCCGTATTCAT CCCATCTGGGTGGGATAATGACAAGAAAATCTGCATTTTGCATGAAAATTTAACAACAGTCAGACCTGAAGATTCATTTGAAGATTTCATCACAAAACCTCCAATTAGAAAG ATGGTACACGACAAAGAGATAAATGCTGAGGATGAGCAAGTATTCCTAATGAAACAGCAG TCTTTGCTAGCAAAACAGCCAGCCACACCAACAAGAGGATCCACC GAATCTCCAGGGCGGACAGCGTCAGGTTCTCCGAGGCCCGCGGGACGTGCTGGTCAACCCACTTTGACTGGTGGTTCTCCGTTGACTGCCGTCAAAAAGCCTGACGCCAATATGAaag CGGGAGCAGCCAATGAGGGTGTACTGGCCAACTTCTTCAACAGTCTATTGAGCAAAAAAACAGGATCACCAGGAAGTCCTGGAAGTGGAGCTGGAGTACAAGGTTCAGCCAAAAAAACAG AAGCCGGGTTTGAATGA